In the genome of Paenibacillus pabuli, one region contains:
- a CDS encoding acetyl-CoA carboxylase carboxyltransferase subunit alpha — translation MAGELPYEAPLVEMRKKIEELVQFGQEKGIDFTDEIARLEERYHRLEEEIYSGITAAQKMHLARHQQRPTALDLIQLIFTDFIELHGDRMFGDDLAVIGGLAKLNGKTVTVIGQQRGKDTKDNIARFFGSAHPEGFRKGLRLMKQANKFGRPIITFIDTKGAYPGNTAEERGQSEAIARNLLEMAKLSVPVIVVVIGEGGSGGALALAVGNRVLMLEHAIYSAISPNGAASILWKDASKADQAAEAMKITAKDLLEMEVIEEIIPEPRGGAHRDYEESAAAISKALVRHLDDMKGWSGDQLKQDRYEKFRKIGSVTFEPEVQIETPFETPQVPVEVDTAGNLSGNAE, via the coding sequence ATGGCGGGTGAGTTGCCATATGAAGCGCCTCTGGTTGAGATGCGCAAAAAGATTGAAGAGCTCGTACAGTTTGGACAGGAAAAAGGCATTGACTTTACCGACGAGATTGCCCGCCTGGAAGAACGTTATCATAGACTCGAAGAAGAGATTTATTCCGGCATAACGGCCGCACAGAAAATGCATCTGGCGAGGCATCAGCAGCGTCCGACAGCACTGGATTTGATCCAGTTGATATTTACTGATTTCATTGAGTTGCACGGAGATCGCATGTTCGGAGACGATCTGGCGGTTATTGGTGGACTGGCGAAGTTGAATGGAAAAACAGTGACGGTCATTGGCCAACAGCGGGGGAAAGATACGAAGGATAACATCGCCCGTTTTTTTGGGAGCGCACATCCGGAAGGTTTCCGGAAAGGGCTGCGTCTGATGAAGCAAGCAAATAAATTCGGTCGCCCAATTATTACTTTTATTGATACTAAAGGTGCGTATCCGGGTAATACTGCTGAAGAGAGAGGTCAATCGGAAGCTATTGCCCGAAACCTTCTGGAAATGGCGAAGCTCTCGGTTCCTGTTATTGTAGTGGTCATCGGTGAAGGCGGAAGCGGCGGGGCCCTTGCTTTGGCAGTCGGGAATCGTGTGTTGATGCTGGAGCATGCCATTTACTCTGCGATCTCTCCGAACGGTGCCGCATCCATTCTTTGGAAAGATGCATCCAAGGCAGATCAAGCGGCCGAAGCGATGAAAATAACAGCCAAAGACCTTCTGGAGATGGAAGTCATTGAAGAAATAATTCCTGAGCCGCGCGGCGGTGCTCATCGGGACTATGAAGAATCCGCGGCTGCAATCAGCAAGGCTTTGGTTCGTCATCTAGATGATATGAAAGGCTGGAGCGGTGACCAATTGAAGCAGGATCGGTATGAGAAATTCCGCAAAATTGGATCAGTCACGTTTGAACCTGAAGTGCAGATTGAAACTCCATTTGAAACTCCTCAAGTGCCTGTTGAAGTCGATACAGCAGGTAATTTGTCGGGAAATGCGGAATGA
- a CDS encoding phosphatidylglycerophosphatase A family protein → MSYEIVEAMLARRGVQIDAIAEIVYRLQKGYHPELTMDDCVTSVKSVLQKREVQYTLYTGIALDELAEKRLLPQPLQAIMEADESLYGVDETLALGITHVYGMIGLTSFGYLDKEKIGVIHDLNEAGPAIHVFLDDLVAGLAAAASARIAHKNIKAKKYPSDI, encoded by the coding sequence ATGTCATATGAAATCGTAGAAGCCATGCTTGCCCGGCGGGGTGTACAGATTGATGCAATCGCTGAAATTGTATATCGTCTGCAAAAAGGGTACCACCCGGAACTGACTATGGATGACTGTGTCACGAGTGTGAAATCGGTACTTCAGAAACGTGAGGTGCAATACACGCTGTACACAGGTATAGCCCTCGACGAACTTGCTGAAAAACGTCTTTTGCCGCAACCCTTGCAGGCAATTATGGAGGCGGATGAATCCCTGTATGGAGTGGACGAGACTCTTGCTCTTGGTATTACCCATGTGTATGGTATGATCGGTTTAACCAGTTTTGGTTATCTGGATAAAGAAAAGATTGGTGTTATTCATGACCTCAACGAAGCAGGACCAGCTATCCATGTTTTTCTGGACGACCTGGTTGCCGGACTCGCCGCAGCTGCCTCCGCCCGAATAGCTCACAAAAATATTAAAGCCAAGAAATATCCATCGGACATCTGA
- a CDS encoding FxsA family protein: MRRWMWALLLIIPVIELYGFILMSDWIGAGKTLLLMILTSLIGIAMLQFEGRKVLIDAKSEMERGKVPGRKMVDGLFIFVGGFLLLIPGFVTDLIGFTLLFPITRSVYRLFFLGWLEKKMRNGSIKFYRGPKQ; this comes from the coding sequence ATGCGAAGATGGATGTGGGCCCTGCTATTAATCATTCCGGTGATTGAACTGTATGGTTTCATTCTTATGAGTGACTGGATTGGCGCCGGAAAGACATTGCTTCTCATGATTCTCACGTCCTTGATCGGTATAGCCATGTTGCAATTTGAAGGACGAAAAGTACTTATCGATGCCAAATCCGAGATGGAGCGCGGTAAGGTCCCCGGTAGAAAAATGGTAGATGGACTTTTTATTTTTGTCGGTGGTTTTCTGCTGCTGATTCCGGGATTTGTCACAGATCTGATCGGATTTACACTGTTGTTTCCGATAACACGTTCAGTGTACCGTCTATTCTTCCTGGGCTGGCTGGAGAAAAAAATGAGAAACGGAAGTATTAAGTTTTATCGTGGTCCGAAACAATAG
- a CDS encoding DNA polymerase III subunit alpha, which produces MSSFVHLHVHSEYSLLDGAARIPDLVNKAADLGMTTLALTDHGVMYGAIPFYKACVERGIKPIIGCEAYMTAGSRRERGSRKDQPIYHLILLAKNMTGYRNLMKLCSIGHLEGFHYKPRIDMESLAAHHEGIICLSACLGGEVPQHLLHGREEEAKRAALRYKHIFGADFYLELQDHGLSEQKRVNPQLIRLAAELDIPLVATNDAHYLSEEDAELQDVLICIGTGKTVDDENRLRIGTNQLYLKSEQEMARLFPHVPEALENTVRIAESCELQLEFGKLILPQYRPLPEGKGPSAYLRQLCEEGMEVRYSESSRWTNPELKAELEQRLDYELEVIDSMGFSDYFLIVWDFIAYSHQQGIVTGPGRGSSAGSLVAFTLRITDVDPMKYNLLFERFLNPERISMPDIDIDFSDERRDEVIEYVAKKYGKAHVAQIITFGTMAARAAVRDVGRALNVPYGEVDKAAKLIPAQLGINIQRAMESTPELMALYETKPKTRELLDMAMKVEGMPRHASTHAAGVVISRDPLTDAVPLQEGSEGTALTQYSMENLESIGLLKMDFLGLRTLSIIERCLRWIGENGEIPDFRHIPDDDALTYEMLGRGDTTGIFQLESAGVRRVLKELKPSVFEDIISVLALYRPGPMEFISKYIQGKHGQIEVDYPHADLESILKDTYGIIVYQEQIMQIASRMAGFSLGEADLLRRAVSKKKREVLDLERGHFVQGSLKQGYSEAEADLVYDMIVKFANYGFPRAHAAAYGVLAFQTAYLKAHYPIHFMASMLTAVMGSHRKVAEYVVECRRMDIEVLPPDVNESGILFTPVPVSSSSRAGQAAETQRSGREHGEDGTGGPATGYAVHDENRYSGQAEYGEAPLPDDPGPVPDEDAGAYEWQAETAMPEQFEDRTSPGVVTVSTAERLHGIGEEESSHAEKRDMSAVQKQDGLSDQNSDAGKAAGAIRFGLAAVKNVGTQAMESIMIVRQERPFASLLDFCRRVDLRVCNKRVIESLIQAGAFDTLPGHRAQLLAMLDETVEAALKWRKEREDLQIQLFDFVETPNWEIEYPEIPPYSGSQQLELERELLGLYLSGHPLDDYEDVLESSGADRIMELTEAADDTMAVAAGMVVSVKSITTKQGKAMAFMELEDQIERCEVVLFPEVWRRSQQHVGKGELLVVRAKVQQQDEGFKLLAEEVAPLSLAALEQQLRSRERRGKPGSGSASRPAALRQAAGAGAGAQRSSAGVNAGAARSSGSQGLAAAHSAGGGPGAADAKEAAGGTEQSLGPRVAEQRVFVKITPQAENPELLARLKQLLQQHSGPVPTVLFYEQQQKLLALSDAYRIKPSPALFSEMEKMLGEGTVKVK; this is translated from the coding sequence ATGAGTTCTTTTGTGCATTTGCACGTTCATAGTGAATATAGTTTGCTGGACGGCGCTGCGCGTATACCGGATCTCGTGAATAAGGCCGCGGATCTCGGAATGACAACGCTGGCATTGACCGACCACGGTGTAATGTATGGTGCTATTCCTTTCTATAAAGCATGTGTTGAGCGGGGAATAAAGCCGATCATTGGATGTGAGGCTTATATGACTGCCGGATCTCGCAGAGAGCGGGGGAGCCGCAAGGATCAGCCGATCTATCACCTGATTTTACTGGCCAAAAATATGACGGGTTATCGCAACCTGATGAAACTGTGCTCCATCGGACATTTGGAAGGATTCCATTATAAACCACGTATTGATATGGAAAGTCTGGCCGCCCATCATGAGGGCATCATCTGTCTGAGTGCTTGTCTGGGGGGAGAGGTTCCCCAGCATCTGCTGCATGGACGAGAAGAGGAGGCAAAGCGTGCGGCGCTCCGATACAAACATATTTTTGGTGCCGATTTCTATTTGGAACTGCAGGATCACGGGTTATCTGAGCAAAAAAGAGTGAACCCTCAGCTGATTCGTCTTGCAGCAGAGCTGGATATTCCACTAGTGGCGACCAATGATGCACACTATCTGTCAGAAGAGGACGCCGAGCTTCAGGATGTGTTGATCTGCATCGGAACAGGGAAAACGGTAGATGACGAGAATCGGCTGCGAATCGGAACCAATCAGCTTTATCTCAAAAGTGAACAAGAGATGGCGCGTTTGTTCCCCCATGTGCCCGAGGCATTAGAGAATACGGTTCGCATTGCGGAGTCTTGCGAGTTGCAGCTGGAATTCGGCAAATTGATTTTGCCGCAGTACAGACCGCTTCCAGAAGGGAAAGGCCCTTCTGCCTATCTGCGTCAGTTGTGCGAAGAGGGAATGGAAGTACGCTATTCTGAATCATCGCGTTGGACGAACCCGGAGCTCAAAGCCGAACTTGAACAGCGGCTGGACTACGAGCTCGAGGTTATAGACAGCATGGGATTCTCGGATTATTTCCTGATCGTATGGGATTTTATCGCTTATTCTCACCAGCAGGGAATTGTCACCGGACCGGGTCGTGGCTCCTCGGCAGGTAGTCTGGTTGCCTTTACCCTGCGTATTACAGACGTTGATCCCATGAAGTATAACCTGCTCTTCGAGCGGTTTTTGAATCCGGAACGGATCTCCATGCCGGATATAGATATCGACTTCAGCGATGAACGTCGGGACGAAGTTATTGAATATGTTGCGAAAAAATACGGCAAAGCCCATGTCGCCCAAATTATTACCTTTGGTACGATGGCCGCCCGTGCAGCCGTTCGGGACGTCGGACGAGCACTGAATGTGCCGTACGGCGAGGTGGACAAGGCAGCGAAGCTGATTCCTGCACAGCTTGGCATTAATATTCAGCGGGCAATGGAATCCACCCCTGAACTGATGGCTCTGTATGAGACCAAGCCAAAAACACGTGAATTGCTCGATATGGCGATGAAGGTGGAAGGCATGCCACGCCATGCTTCCACGCATGCCGCAGGGGTTGTTATCTCCCGTGATCCGCTAACGGATGCTGTTCCGCTTCAGGAGGGAAGCGAGGGAACGGCCTTAACGCAATATTCGATGGAAAACCTGGAGTCTATTGGACTGCTCAAAATGGACTTCCTCGGCTTGCGTACCCTTTCAATAATTGAACGCTGTCTACGCTGGATTGGTGAAAATGGCGAAATTCCGGATTTTCGTCATATTCCGGACGACGATGCACTCACGTATGAGATGCTTGGTCGAGGCGATACCACGGGTATCTTCCAGCTTGAATCAGCAGGGGTACGCCGTGTTCTGAAGGAGCTTAAGCCAAGTGTATTCGAAGATATTATTTCCGTACTGGCCTTGTATCGTCCAGGTCCGATGGAGTTCATTTCCAAATACATTCAGGGCAAACATGGTCAGATCGAAGTCGATTACCCCCATGCGGATTTGGAATCCATCCTCAAGGATACGTATGGCATCATTGTATATCAGGAACAAATCATGCAGATTGCTTCTCGGATGGCCGGATTCTCCCTCGGTGAAGCCGATTTGCTCCGCAGAGCGGTTTCCAAGAAGAAACGGGAGGTACTGGACCTCGAACGTGGGCATTTTGTTCAGGGCAGTCTGAAGCAGGGATACAGCGAAGCGGAGGCAGACCTGGTCTATGACATGATCGTCAAGTTTGCCAACTACGGTTTCCCGCGCGCTCATGCCGCAGCGTATGGCGTGCTGGCTTTTCAGACGGCTTATCTGAAGGCACATTATCCCATTCATTTTATGGCCTCGATGTTAACGGCCGTAATGGGCAGTCACCGTAAAGTGGCCGAGTACGTTGTGGAATGCCGACGCATGGACATTGAAGTACTTCCACCGGATGTGAATGAAAGCGGCATTCTGTTTACACCTGTGCCTGTATCATCCAGCAGCAGGGCTGGACAAGCTGCTGAAACCCAACGTTCAGGGAGAGAGCATGGCGAGGACGGAACAGGAGGTCCTGCGACGGGATATGCCGTACATGATGAAAATCGTTATTCGGGACAAGCGGAGTACGGTGAGGCTCCACTACCGGATGACCCGGGTCCCGTGCCGGACGAAGATGCTGGTGCATATGAGTGGCAGGCAGAGACGGCTATGCCAGAGCAATTCGAGGATCGAACTAGTCCGGGTGTGGTGACGGTTTCTACAGCCGAACGCCTGCATGGGATTGGAGAAGAGGAGTCCTCGCACGCTGAGAAGCGTGATATGTCTGCTGTACAGAAGCAAGATGGATTGTCGGATCAGAATTCGGATGCAGGTAAAGCAGCCGGAGCGATACGGTTTGGTCTGGCTGCGGTGAAAAATGTAGGTACCCAGGCGATGGAGAGTATCATGATTGTACGTCAGGAAAGACCGTTCGCCAGTTTGCTCGATTTTTGTCGTCGTGTCGATTTGCGTGTATGCAACAAACGTGTGATTGAATCGCTTATTCAAGCTGGAGCCTTTGACACATTGCCTGGGCATCGTGCCCAATTACTGGCGATGCTGGATGAGACCGTGGAAGCGGCTCTGAAATGGCGCAAGGAACGCGAGGATCTGCAAATTCAATTGTTTGATTTTGTCGAGACGCCAAACTGGGAGATTGAATATCCTGAAATCCCGCCTTATTCCGGGAGTCAGCAGTTGGAACTGGAGCGTGAGCTGTTAGGTTTGTATCTCTCTGGTCACCCATTGGATGACTACGAAGATGTGCTTGAATCCAGCGGCGCAGATCGTATTATGGAGCTGACGGAAGCGGCTGACGATACGATGGCCGTCGCAGCCGGAATGGTTGTGTCTGTGAAGTCGATTACGACGAAACAGGGCAAGGCGATGGCGTTCATGGAGCTGGAAGACCAGATCGAACGCTGTGAAGTGGTTCTCTTTCCCGAAGTATGGCGACGCAGCCAGCAGCATGTCGGGAAAGGTGAACTGCTCGTCGTGCGTGCCAAGGTGCAGCAGCAGGACGAAGGGTTTAAGCTGCTGGCTGAGGAAGTGGCGCCACTGTCACTGGCGGCACTGGAACAGCAGCTGCGCAGCCGCGAACGGCGCGGTAAGCCCGGCAGCGGCAGTGCTTCGCGCCCAGCCGCTCTGCGGCAGGCGGCTGGCGCGGGCGCCGGAGCTCAGCGCAGCAGCGCAGGTGTGAATGCTGGAGCTGCGCGCAGCAGCGGAAGCCAGGGCCTGGCAGCGGCGCACAGCGCTGGGGGTGGACCTGGAGCGGCCGATGCTAAAGAGGCCGCTGGCGGCACGGAGCAGAGTCTTGGGCCGCGGGTGGCGGAGCAGCGAGTGTTCGTAAAGATCACCCCGCAGGCGGAGAATCCAGAGCTTCTGGCCCGACTGAAACAATTGCTTCAGCAGCATTCGGGTCCGGTTCCGACGGTTCTCTTCTACGAACAGCAGCAGAAGCTGCTCGCCTTGAGTGATGCCTACCGGATTAAACCTTCGCCCGCTTTGTTCTCCGAAATGGAGAAGATGCTGGGTGAAGGCACGGTCAAAGTAAAATAA
- the accD gene encoding acetyl-CoA carboxylase, carboxyltransferase subunit beta, which translates to MFKDIFQKKRKYATIPSERTLRGEGQEAGERPKREIPEGLMNKCSKCGTIQYSKELEKNLKVCPACGYHMRLNAMERIAMILDEQGFVEYDADMISVDPLDFPGYSNKLEQQRLKSGLKEAVITGEGTIEGLPVVVAVMSFDFFTGSMGSVVGEKITRAIEHATEKRLPLIIFSTSGGARMQESILSLMQMAKTSAALSRLDEQGGLYISVITDPTTGGVSASFASLGDIIIAEPGAVFGFAGRIVIEQTIRQKLPDDFQTAEFNLQHGQLDMVVHRKELRATLGKLLDMHSEKGGV; encoded by the coding sequence GTGTTCAAAGATATATTCCAGAAAAAACGGAAGTACGCCACCATACCTTCCGAGCGTACGCTTCGTGGCGAAGGTCAGGAAGCTGGAGAACGTCCAAAACGTGAAATACCTGAAGGGCTTATGAACAAGTGCAGCAAATGCGGCACGATTCAATATAGCAAGGAATTGGAAAAAAACTTGAAAGTATGTCCGGCTTGCGGCTACCATATGCGTTTGAATGCTATGGAACGGATTGCCATGATTCTAGATGAGCAAGGGTTCGTAGAGTATGACGCTGATATGATATCAGTTGATCCGCTGGATTTCCCTGGATATAGCAACAAACTGGAACAACAGCGTCTGAAGTCAGGCCTGAAGGAAGCTGTTATTACGGGTGAGGGAACTATAGAAGGTCTGCCTGTGGTTGTTGCTGTCATGAGCTTCGACTTCTTCACGGGCAGTATGGGTTCGGTTGTAGGGGAGAAAATTACCCGTGCGATTGAGCATGCAACAGAGAAACGTTTGCCTTTGATCATTTTCTCAACATCCGGGGGAGCCCGGATGCAAGAGAGTATTCTTAGCCTTATGCAAATGGCTAAAACAAGCGCTGCGTTGTCACGTTTGGATGAACAGGGCGGGTTGTATATTTCGGTCATCACCGATCCGACGACAGGCGGAGTTTCGGCCAGTTTTGCGAGCCTTGGTGATATCATTATCGCCGAGCCAGGAGCTGTATTTGGTTTTGCCGGCAGAATCGTCATTGAGCAGACGATCCGTCAGAAACTGCCTGATGATTTCCAGACAGCAGAATTTAATCTGCAGCACGGCCAGCTGGACATGGTGGTCCATCGGAAAGAACTTCGAGCCACCCTTGGCAAGCTTCTAGACATGCATAGTGAAAAAGGAGGGGTCTAA
- the ytvI gene encoding sporulation integral membrane protein YtvI — translation MDRIIMKRLMRGLWVIIATILIAVAIYLLFPLLYPFAIAWIIAYAMNPLVKLLQYRARFPRWLAVTLSLIIYFGAIVVVLSAAITRMVKEVISLTTSFDLHVDEIKATFVRWTQNDTIQSLIGQINEFYKENPNYQETINSNISKTTETVGTAVTDLVTGFFNMILNLLTSLPNMGAVLIVVLLSAFFISKSWTRHSITVSGWVPSSIRKPITDIWNDLKKALFGYARAQLIMISITALFVMIGLLVLQVKSAFTIALLIGLVDLLPYLGVGLVMVPWAAYLLMNGDLYLGIGISVVYLIVLIARQIIEPKVLASSVGLDPLATLVGMFVGLKLFGVLGLIIGPVSLVILDAFNRANVFRDLRTYIINGRVR, via the coding sequence TTGGATAGAATTATAATGAAACGTCTAATGCGCGGCTTATGGGTGATTATTGCGACCATACTTATTGCCGTTGCCATATACCTGTTATTCCCGTTGTTATATCCTTTTGCCATTGCCTGGATTATCGCCTATGCGATGAACCCTCTGGTTAAGCTGCTTCAATACAGGGCACGATTTCCTCGTTGGCTGGCTGTAACCTTGTCCCTAATCATATATTTCGGGGCCATTGTCGTTGTATTGTCCGCTGCGATCACCCGCATGGTAAAAGAAGTCATTTCACTAACGACGAGCTTCGATCTTCATGTCGATGAGATTAAGGCTACGTTTGTCCGCTGGACCCAGAATGACACCATTCAGAGTTTAATTGGGCAAATCAACGAATTTTACAAAGAGAATCCAAACTATCAGGAAACCATTAACAGCAATATTAGCAAAACAACCGAAACGGTAGGTACGGCTGTGACGGATCTGGTCACCGGATTTTTCAACATGATTCTGAACCTGCTCACTTCTTTGCCCAATATGGGGGCTGTACTTATTGTTGTTCTGCTTTCCGCTTTCTTTATTAGCAAAAGTTGGACCAGGCACAGCATTACTGTATCGGGCTGGGTGCCCTCATCCATTCGCAAACCGATTACAGACATATGGAATGATTTGAAAAAGGCACTGTTCGGTTATGCACGAGCCCAGTTGATCATGATCTCTATCACCGCATTATTTGTCATGATCGGACTGCTTGTGCTCCAGGTCAAGTCTGCCTTCACGATTGCTTTGCTCATCGGTCTGGTGGATCTGCTCCCTTACCTCGGCGTTGGCCTGGTGATGGTTCCATGGGCAGCATACCTACTTATGAATGGAGACCTGTACTTGGGAATAGGTATCAGTGTTGTTTATCTCATTGTGCTGATTGCCCGCCAAATCATTGAGCCCAAAGTGCTTGCCAGCAGTGTCGGATTGGACCCTCTCGCCACATTGGTTGGCATGTTTGTTGGATTGAAGCTATTCGGGGTACTCGGTTTGATTATCGGCCCTGTCAGCCTCGTTATCCTTGATGCATTTAATCGAGCGAACGTGTTCCGTGATCTCCGAACATACATTATTAATGGACGTGTTCGCTGA
- the pyk gene encoding pyruvate kinase: MRKTKIVCTIGPSSESLENTKKLIMAGMNVARLNFSHGDFDEHGGRITAIRQACEELNKTVAILLDTKGPEIRTGKLEVEPIELVQDEYITLTTEEILGTKERLSITYADLPSDVEPGSTILIDDGLIGLTVVEVQGTEIKCRIVNGGTIKSKKGVNVPGVAISLPGITEKDANDIVFGIEQGVDFIAASFVRKASDVLEIRELLEKHNAGHIQIISKIENQQGVDNLDEILEVSDGLMVARGDLGVEIPAEEVPLVQKRMIEKCNVAGKPVITATQMLDSMQRNPRPTRAEASDVANAIFDGTDAIMLSGETAAGKYPVESVLTMSRIAEKAESALPYQELYLKQRVAQQTTVTEAISQSVALSAQDLNAKAIITSTESGHTARMISKYRPESPIIAVTTEDRTSRRLALAWGVTPVKGRLVDSTDALFENAIEGGVKSGLVKEGDLVVITAGVPLGRSGSTNLIKVSQIPNNA, from the coding sequence ATGCGCAAAACAAAGATTGTATGTACGATTGGTCCATCCAGTGAATCATTGGAGAATACCAAAAAATTGATTATGGCCGGTATGAACGTGGCCCGTTTGAACTTCTCCCACGGTGATTTCGATGAGCACGGCGGACGGATCACAGCAATTCGCCAAGCATGCGAAGAGCTGAACAAGACAGTAGCGATCTTGCTGGACACCAAAGGACCGGAAATTCGGACAGGTAAACTCGAAGTGGAGCCGATCGAACTGGTTCAAGACGAGTACATCACTTTGACAACAGAAGAAATTCTGGGCACCAAAGAACGTCTTTCCATTACGTATGCAGATCTTCCGAGTGATGTTGAACCGGGATCTACAATTCTGATCGACGACGGTCTGATCGGACTGACTGTGGTGGAAGTACAAGGGACCGAAATCAAATGCCGTATCGTTAACGGCGGTACGATCAAAAGCAAAAAAGGTGTTAACGTTCCGGGCGTTGCCATTTCTCTGCCGGGTATTACTGAAAAAGATGCTAACGATATCGTATTTGGTATCGAACAAGGTGTCGATTTCATCGCGGCTTCTTTTGTACGTAAAGCGAGCGACGTTCTTGAAATTCGTGAATTGCTTGAAAAACACAATGCTGGACATATCCAAATTATCTCCAAAATTGAGAACCAACAAGGTGTGGACAACCTGGATGAAATCCTTGAAGTGTCTGATGGCTTGATGGTTGCTCGTGGAGATCTGGGTGTAGAGATTCCTGCGGAAGAAGTACCACTGGTACAAAAACGTATGATCGAAAAATGTAACGTAGCAGGCAAACCAGTTATCACAGCTACACAAATGTTGGATTCCATGCAACGCAACCCGCGTCCAACACGTGCGGAAGCAAGTGACGTGGCCAATGCGATCTTCGATGGTACAGATGCAATCATGTTGTCTGGTGAAACAGCTGCGGGTAAATACCCGGTTGAATCCGTTCTGACTATGTCCCGTATTGCCGAAAAAGCAGAATCCGCTCTGCCTTACCAAGAGCTGTATCTGAAACAACGTGTTGCTCAACAAACAACAGTTACTGAAGCAATCAGCCAATCTGTTGCCCTGTCAGCTCAAGATCTGAACGCGAAAGCGATCATTACTTCGACTGAGTCCGGTCATACAGCACGGATGATTTCTAAATATCGTCCAGAATCTCCAATCATCGCAGTGACAACGGAAGACAGAACTTCCCGTCGTCTTGCACTGGCTTGGGGTGTAACACCAGTCAAAGGAAGACTTGTTGATTCCACTGACGCTTTGTTTGAAAATGCAATTGAAGGCGGCGTGAAATCCGGACTCGTAAAAGAAGGAGATCTTGTTGTTATTACAGCGGGTGTACCTTTGGGTCGTTCCGGTTCCACTAACCTGATCAAAGTAAGCCAAATTCCAAACAACGCATAA
- a CDS encoding acyl-CoA thioesterase, producing MQQQSNGSWYTARLRVRYQESDQMGVVYHANYLNWFEIGRTEMIRQMGYTYRKMEEQGLLLPVTGLDVKFHKPARYDDDIIIFTRIAAFSGLRLNYEYDIRRMTPDLNEQIGIGQRVWSSEESLPGERLVTGSTQHVWVNGDWKPVRLDKAASELYSALEKVWLSGKG from the coding sequence ATGCAACAACAAAGCAATGGCAGTTGGTACACGGCACGCCTTCGCGTCCGTTATCAAGAAAGTGATCAGATGGGTGTGGTTTATCACGCCAACTATTTGAATTGGTTTGAAATCGGACGAACCGAGATGATTCGCCAAATGGGGTATACATATCGTAAAATGGAGGAACAGGGGTTACTGCTACCGGTAACCGGACTGGATGTGAAATTTCATAAACCTGCCCGGTATGATGATGATATTATCATTTTCACCCGTATTGCTGCATTTAGTGGTCTGCGACTGAATTATGAGTATGACATAAGGCGCATGACTCCAGACCTTAATGAGCAGATAGGTATTGGGCAAAGAGTATGGTCTTCAGAGGAGTCCCTTCCTGGTGAACGATTGGTTACAGGATCTACCCAACATGTTTGGGTCAATGGGGATTGGAAGCCAGTCAGGCTGGATAAGGCGGCTTCTGAGCTCTACAGCGCGCTTGAGAAAGTGTGGCTTTCAGGAAAGGGGTAA